One Setaria italica strain Yugu1 chromosome II, Setaria_italica_v2.0, whole genome shotgun sequence DNA segment encodes these proteins:
- the LOC101757780 gene encoding protein IMPAIRED IN BABA-INDUCED STERILITY 1 has protein sequence MGCVASKNAVSVTPAADLSGAIRDRSQPRAHESAAPVPLPVPAAVVSSLRSSSYAARRSEKVKDEAEEPEKAAVVVPAASRSFRLRSLRKSLEGEQVAAGWPPWLSAVAGEAIQGWIPLKADSFEKLQKVGQGTYSSVFRARELETGKIVALKKVRFDNFEPESVRFMAREIQILRRLDHPNVMKLEGLITSRLSCSLYLVFEYMEHDLAGLCSSPDIKFTDAQLKCYMNQLLSGLEHCHSRRVVHRDIKGANLLVNNEGVLKIADFGLANYFDPSKNHPLTSRVVTLWYRPPELLLGSTHYDAAVDLWSVGCVFAEMFRGKPILQGRTEVEQLHKIFKLCGSPADDYWKKSKLPHATIFKPHHPYPSTLRDVFKEVPGNALSLLETLLSVEPYKRGTAAGALSSEFFRTKPYACDPSSLPKYAPNKEMDAKLREDALRRKASSRGHGTEASKKSSRLSRVAREPSAVPKQISNKEESKTSVNGTKDVAIQDRVKLNGDARLFTDIPPVLPVQVRERSRHFKNDTREEVPFSGPLSVSSSGGFAWAKRPQEDRSFARSRTRSSSRGQFPGEADQDRKSQAKENVGLRELPSRDVSISISRTNSKIQDREPHDVAKRAVLKKWSQLERPDSFDSCDTYHSQNFSNAMFLGGTVSSKNSFKGDHDQEEKVEYSGPLLSQSHKVDELLQKHERHIRQVVRTSWFRRGRKLDK, from the exons ATGGGCTGCGTCGCGTCCAAGAACGCCGTCTCGGTGACGCCGGCGGCCGACTTGTCCGGCGCGATCAGGGACCGGAGCCAGCCGCGCGCCCATGAGTCCGCGGCTCCGGTGCCGTTGCCGGTGCCCGCGGCGGTCGTGTCTTCCCTGCGCAGCTCGTCGTACGCGGCGAGGAGGTCGGAGAAGGTCaaggacgaggcggaggagcccgAGAAGGCTGCAGTCGTCGTGCCGGCCGCGTCCCGGAGCTTCCGGCTGCGGAGCCTGCGGAAGAGCCTGGAGGGGGAGCAGGTGGCGGCCGGGTGGCCACCGTGGCTCAGCGCCGTCGCCGGGGAGGCCATCCAGGGGTGGATCCCGCTCAAGGCCGACTCCTTCGAGAAGCTGCAGAAG GTTGGGCAAGGCACTTATAGCAGTGTATTCAGGGCACGGGAACTTGAGACGGGAAAGATTGTTGCCCTTAAGAAGGTGCGATTTGACAATTTTGAGCCAGAGAGTGTTAGATTCATGGCAAGGGAGATACAAATATTAAGGAGGCTTGATCATCCAAATGTCATGAAACTGGAAGGCTTGATTACTTCTCGGTTATCATGCAGCCTTTATCTAGTTTTTGAATACATGGAGCACGATCTTGCTGGACTTTGCTCCTCCCCGGACATCAAATTCACTGATGCACAG CTCAAGTGCTACATGAACCAGTTACTGTCAGGGCTGGAGCATTGCCATTCACGTCGTGTAGTTCATCGTGATATCAAGGGTGCAAATCTGCTCGTGAATAACGAAGGGGTTCTAAAGATTGCTGATTTTGGTCTTGCTAATTACTTTGATCCCAGCAAAAACCATCCTCTGACCAGCCGTGTTGTTACACTGTGGTACCGACCACCTGAACTGCTACTAGGTTCAACTCACTATGATGCAGCTGTTGATTTGTGGAGTGTTGGGTGTGTATTTGCTGAGATGTTCCGTGGGAAACCTATATTGCAAGGAAGAACCGAG GTGGAACAACTGCACAAGATTTTTAAGCTATGTGGTTCCCCTGCAGATGATTATTGGAAGAAGTCGAAGTTGCCTCATGCAACAATATTTAAACCGCATCATCCATATCCTAGTACTCTTCGAGATGTTTTTAAAGAGGTACCAGGAAATGCATTGAGTTTACTAGAAACTCTTCTGTCGGTTGAGCCCTACAAGCGTGGTACTGCAGCAGGTGCTCTTTCATCTGAG TTTTTCAGGACAAAACCTTATGCATGTGATCCTTCGAGCTTGCCTAAATATGCACCCAACAAAGAGATGGACGCAAAGTTACGAGAAGATGCGCTCAG GAGAAAAGCCAGTAGCAGAGGGCACGGGACAGAAGCATCCAAGAAGTCCTCAAGGCTCAGCAGAGTAGCAAGAGAACCTAGTGCAGTCCCTAAGCAAATAAGTAACAAAGAG GAGTCCAAAACTAGTGTAAATGGAACCAAGGATGTAGCAATACAGGATCGTGTGAAGCTGAATGGCGATGCTAGGCTATTTACCGACATACCACCAGTGTTACCGGTCCAAGTTAGAGAAAGGTCTCGGCATTTTAAGAACGACACACGAGAGGAAGTCCCTTTCTCAGGACCATTGAGTGTTTCTTCATCTGGCGGTTTTGCATGGGCCAAAAGACCACAGGAGGATCGCTCTTTTGCTAGATCACGGACCAGATCTAGTTCAAGAGGCCAATTTCCTGGTGAGGCTGATCAGGACCGCAAGTCCCAAGCTAAAGAGAACGTTGGCCTGAGGGAGCTACCTAGCAGAGATGTATCCATATCAATATCTCGCACCAACTCCAAGATCCAAGACCGGGAGCCTCATGATGTAGCAAAGCGTGCAGTCCTGAAGAAGTGGTCACAGTTAGAGCGTCCAGATTCATTCGATTCTTGTGACACTTACCACTCTCAGAACTTCTCAAACGCGATGTTTCTCGGGGGCACTGTCTCATCAAAAAATAGTTTCAAG GGCGACCATGATCAAGAAGAGAAGGTTGAGTACTCAGGCCCCTTGTTATCCCAGTCACACAAGGTCGATGAACTGTTACAGAAGCATGAGCGACACATCCGACAAGTTGTTCGGACATCATGGTTCAGGAGAG GAAGAAAGCTGGACAAGTGA
- the LOC101758454 gene encoding eukaryotic translation initiation factor 5A, with translation MSDSEEHHFESKADAGASKTYPQQAGTIRKNGFIVIKGRPCKVVEVSTSKTGKHGHAKCHFVAIDIFNGKKLEDIVPSSHNCDVPHVNRTEYQLIDISEDGFVSLLTSDGNTKDDLRLPTDETLLGQIKEGFDGGKDLVVTVQSAMGEEQICALKDVGPK, from the exons ATGTCGGACTCCGAGGAGCACCACTTCGAGTCGAAGGCCGACGCTGGGGCGTCCAAGACCTACCCGCAGCAGGCCGGCACCATCCGCAAGAACGGCTTCATCGTCATCAAGGGCCGCCCCTGCAAG GTGGTGGAGGTTTCTACCTCAAAGACCGGTAAGCACGGTCATGCTAAGTGCCACTTTGTTGCCATAGACATATTCAATGGGAAAAAACTTGAAGATATTGTTCCGTCTTCACACAACTGTGAT GTGCCACACGTGAACCGCACTGAGTATCAGCTGATTGACATATCAGAGGATGGATTT GTGAGCCTTCTTACTTCTGACGGCAACACCAAGGATGATCTTAGACTCCCAACTGATGAGACTCTCCTGGGTCAG ATCAAGGAAGGATTTGATGGGGGAAAGGATCTTGTGGTGACTGTCCAGTCTGCCATGGGGGAGGAGCAGATCTGTGCCCTGAAGGATGTTGGCCCCAAGTAA